From one Solanum lycopersicum chromosome 12, SLM_r2.1 genomic stretch:
- the LOC138340523 gene encoding uncharacterized protein — MGDNNEQISLTDVVVAQPTAAEQNELIAQLMQQIADMRVEMQRRQDTPPPGFGPNFLDARPPTYFPSSSSNPTQQRPSTPVHNPSGVDMTTQNPQYASVSYQTPSPLPNNPPQIPPHPQSIPIAPLPQNQTQNPTAFNSQTPHPHLNQNTNPQNYPQNYQTAQNVPSPSIAAPLPKRTTFQVPIPVEHEVHGSELDHYEEQEREWRSREEAKVDIKEEIRKAMRELQCTPDVAGLSYAELCIHPDLNLPEGFKIPKFDTFGGVGNPMAHLRAYCDQLVGVGKDEALLMRLFSRSLCGEALEWFTSHETRQWSSWSALAKDFIDRFAYNVEIVPDRYSLEKMKQKPTESYREFAYRWRKEAARVRPPMTEKEIVEVFVRVQEPEYYDRVILLIGAKFAEIVKVGETIEDGLKSGKIARVSASPGSSGLVRKKREEVNAISHGGRKAPRNLPRPQGRPYPPSQPHQAYRPNSNHSSHYNAGPTYPEAHIVSYQNPPPIPQNFPNYPQAYQVPPHYQNVAPSCANVQPSYQAPFPAYQIQTPAYQSPHPNYQAQRPNHQTNPYPRTQAPRPNARNYQQVPPPQQGGYDPPRPRSEKKPSRSFTVLAESRTKLFERLSAAGYIHPVGPKPVDVNSRFYRPEQRCAYHSNSVGHDTEDCINLKHKIQDLIDQEVVSLQPAAPNVNTNPLPNHGGGNINMIEIDDDEREAKRITPIVQEDLERAVASLSVREKGEFVILTPAKAVALVPSKTLPKPKFVIETTVAQGMTRSGRCYTPDELALGGQKKDHAKRPVSEGEAEEFWRRMQPKDYSIVKYLEKTPAQISVWALLMSSQSHRQALMKALDDTYVPSGTSSDNVAAMIHRVIQGHRISFCDDELPSEGRAHNKALHITVVCRGKIFNRILVDDGSGLNICPLSTLKQLRFDLGKLEKNQVNVRAFDGVQRETLGAVNLIIQMGPAEFEAKFQVLDIDTSYNLLLGRPFIHMAGAIPSTLHQVIKLVWRNEELVIHGERSHSGKQVPILDETPQTSDFYTVELVNATDEGLAPQTPMPAVYKMIATVMLQSGFEPGFGLGRNAQGIIEPIPVLAIGSKYGLGYIPTNDDLKMKRRKDQGLTKPIPHLHHSFPVREHAESADDGEGICDLFKEINAVIEEEAEPAGIRDAEPGEMLQNWTSTPILMPRTLCNVSYKPANVMSCHELNEQNEANDDEADDYDDESGEPDYVVEEFRQFENQHKPNLEETETKVSLVHLLAEYSDVFVWEVSDMQGLSTDVVSHKLPINPGFEPVKQKTRKFKPELSLKIKEEITKQIESRLVEVTQYPTWLANVVPVAKKDGKIRICVDYRDLNKSFVDCYAGYHQILMDEEDAEKTAFITPWGVYHYRVMPFGLKNAGATYMRAMTTIFHDMIHKEIEVYVDDVIIKSRESSYHLTHLRKFFERLRRYNLKLNPAKCAFGVPAGKLLGFIVSRRGIELDPSKIKAIQELPPPKTRREVMSFLGRLNYISRFIAQSTVVCEPIFRLLKKDAPTKWTEECQTAFDAIKSYLSNPPVLVPPREGSPLLLYLSVSDNAFGCVLGQLDETGKKERAIYYISKKFTPYESRYTLLERTCCALTWLAQKLRHYLSSYTTYLISRMDPLKYIFQKAMPTGKLAKWQMLLSEFDIVYVTQKAIKAQALADHLAENPVDEEYEPLKTYFHDEEVSFVGEDISEAYQGWRLFFDGAVNHQGKGVGAVLVSESGQHYPMAAKLRFNCTNNMAEYEACILGLKMAVDMNVCELLVIGDSDLLIHQVQGEWAAKNPKIVPYVQYVQNLCKRFRKIEFKHTPRIQNELADALATIASMIKHPDTDYIDPLDIDLREHPVHCSHVESEPDGLPWYFDIKRYLESGTYPEDATSNQKKSIRRMALSFFLNGEVLYRRTPDLGLLRCVDAAEAVRLIEQIHAGVCGTHMNGLTLARKVLRAGYFWMTMENDCCKFVQKCHKCQVHGDLIRVPPHELNAMSSPWPFVAWGMDVIEAVVPVEVEIPSLRIIHEAELSNAEWVSKRIDQLALIDEKRMVAVCHGQLYRQRMTRAFHKRVRARNFEVVLSGGALVLSEMDGAVWPKPINSDAVKRYYA, encoded by the exons ATGGGCGACAACAATGAACAAATCAGCCTCACAGATGTCGTGGTGGCTCAGCCCACCGCGGCAGAGCAGAATGAGCTTATTGCGCAGCTGATGCAGCAAATAGCTGACATGAGGGTGGAGATGCAACGGAGGCAAGACACCCCTCCGCCCGGATTCGGCCCCAACTTTCTCGACGCAAGACCCCCTACATACTTCCCCTCGTCCAGCTCGAATCCTACTCAGCAACGTCCATCGACACCCGTGCACAACCCGTCTGGGGTAGACATGACAACCCAAAACCCCCAATACGCGTCGGTCTCCTATCAAACTCCCTCCCCACTTCCAAACAATCCTCCGCAAATACCACCACACCCCCAAAGCATTCCAATAGCCCCACTACCCCAAAATCAAACCCAAAATCCCACCGCCTTCAATTCCCAAACACCACACCCCCACTTAAACCAAAATACCAATCCCCAAAATTATCCACAAAACTATCAAACCGCACAGAATGTCCCAAGCCCTTCCATAGCCGCACCCCTCCCCAAAAGAACTACTTTTCAAGTCCCAATCCCAGTCGAGCATGAGGTGCACGGCTCCGAGTTGGACCACTATGAGGAGCAAGAAAGAGAGTGGAGGTCGAGGGAAGAAGCAAAGGTAGACATAAAGGAGGAGATCCGAAAGGCAATGAGGGAATTGCAATGTACTCCAGACGTCGCCGGGTTAAGCTACGCAGAACTATGCATCCACCCAGACTTGAACCTGCCTGAAGGGTTCAAGATCCCGAAGTTTGATACCTTCGGCGGGGTGGGCAACCCCATGGCACACCTCAGAGCGTACTGTGAccaactcgtgggagttggcaaagatGAAGCCTTGCTGATGAGGTTATTCAGCCGGAGCCTGTGTGGTGAAGCCCTGGAGTGGTTCACGTCACATGAGACTCGGCAATGGTCCAGTTGGAGCGCACTGGCTAAGGATTTCATCGACAGATTCGCATACAACGTCGAGATAGTCCCTGATCGGTACTccttggagaagatgaagcagaagCCCACAGAAAGCTATCGAGAGTTCGCGTACAGGTGGAGGAAAGAGGCGGCAAGGGTGAGGCCTCCGATGACAGAAAAGGAGATTGTGGAGGTGTTCGTGCGGGTGCAGGAGCCCGAGTATTATGACAGAGTCATCTTATTAATCGGCGCCAAGTTCGCCGAGATAGTCAAGGTGGGTGAGACTATTGAAGATGGCCTGAAGTCGGGGAAGATAGCCCGAGTGTCTGCATCACCTGGGTCTTCCGGACTGGtaaggaagaaaagagaagaggttAACGCTATCTCACACGGGGGAAGAAAGGCCCCCAGAAACTTACCACGGCCCCAAGGCCGCCCTTACCCTCCATCACAGCCTCATCAAGCCTACCGTCCAAACTCAAATCATTCCAGCCACTACAATGCCGGCCCCACTTATCCAGAAGCCCATATTGTGTCGTATCAGAATCCACCCCCGATTCCCCAAAATTTTCCAAACTACCCCCAAGCCTATCAAGTCCCTCCCCACTACCAGAATGTCGCTCCCAGCTGCGCTAATGTACAGCCAAGCTATCAAGCGCCATTCCCCGCATATCAAATACAAACCCCAGCATATCAAAGCCCCCATCCAAATTACCAAGCCCAAAGGCCAAACCACCAAACAAATCCCTACCCCAGAACCCAAGCTCCACGACCAAACGCCCGCAATTACCAACAAGTCCCTCCCCCACAGCAGGGCGGGTATGATCCCCCTCGCCCCAGGTCTGAGAAGAAGCCCTCCAGAAGCTTCACCGTGTTGGCTGAAAGCAGAACTAAATTGTTCGAAAGGTTATCCGCGGCtggatacatccaccctgtgggCCCCAAGCCCGTGGATGTCAATTCCAGATTCTACAGACCGGAGCAGAGATGTGCTTAccattccaacagtgttggacatgataCAGAAGATtgtatcaatctcaagcacAAGATCCAGGACTTGATTGACCAGGAAGTGGTCTCTCTTCAGCCCGCGGCACCAAACGTCAACACGAATCCGTTGCCAAATCATGGGGGtggaaacatcaacatgatagaAATTGACGATGATGAGCGTGAAGCCAAGAGAATTACTCCTATTGTTCAGGAAGACTTGGAGAGGGCTGTCGCTTCTTTGAGCGTCAGGGAGAAAGGAGAGTTTGTCATTCTGACACCTGCAAAggctgttgccttggtgcccTCAAAGACTCTCCCCAAACCCAAGTTTGTGATAGAAACGACCGTGGCTCAAGGCATGACTAGGTCCGGAAGGTGCTACACTCCTgatgagcttgctctcggaggacaGAAGAAGGACCATGCTAAGAGGCCGGTAAGCGAGGGGGAAGCAGAAGAGTTCTGGAGAAGGATGCAGCCGAAGGACTATTCCATCGTCAAATATTTAGAGAAGACTCCAGCTCAGATATCTGTGTGGGCCCTGCTGATGAGCTCTCAGTCCCACAGGCAGGCCTTAATGAAAGCTCTTGATGATACATACGTGCCCTCAGGCACAAGCAGCGACAATGTAGCTGCTATGATTCACCGAGTCATTCAGGGGCACCGTATCAGCTTCTGCGATGATGAGTTGCCATCCGAAGGGAGAGCCCACAACAAAGCTCTACACATCACCGTGGTATGCCGCGGAAAGATCTTCAACCGTATTTTGGTAGACGACGGATCTGGCCTAAACATATGCCCCTTGTCCACGCTGAAGCAGCTGAGGTTTGACCTCGGAAAGTTGGAGAAAAACCAGGTCAATGTGAGAGCTTTTGATGGTGTGCAGAGAGAGACGTTAGGAGCGGTGAACTTGATCATCCAAATGGGCCCCGCGGAGTTCGAGGCAAAATTCCAGGTGTTGGATATCGACACCAGCTATAACCTCCTTTTGGGAAGGCCATTTATTCATATGGCTGGAGCCATCCCTTCCACTCTTCACCAAGTGATAAAACTAGTATGGAGAAATGAAGAACTAGTTATTCACGGGGAAAGGAGCCATTCAGGTAAGCAGGTGCCGATCTTGGACGAGACGCCGCAAACTTCGGACTTCTACACAGTGGAGTTGGTAAATGCCACCGATGAGGGCCTGGCACCACAGACTCCCATGCCGGCCGTGTACAAAATGATTGCCACGGTAATGCTGCAGAGCGGATTCGAACCAGGTTTCGGATTAGGAAGGAATGCACAAGGGATCATCGAGCCAATTCCGGTCCTTGCTATAGGATCaaagtatggtttggggtacatccccacaaATGATGATTTGAAGATGAAGAGGAGAAAGGATCAAGGGTTGACTAAGCCGATCCCACATCTCCATCACTCCTTTCCAGTCCGGGAGCATGCCGAGTCTGCAGACgatggggaaggaatctgtgacctGTTCAAGGAGATCAACGCCGTCATCGAGGAGGAGGCTGAGCCAGCAGGCATTCGTGATGCTGAACCAGGGGAGATGCTGCAAAATTGGACGTCCACGCCGATCCTGATGCCCCGAACTCTGTG taacgtaAGTTACAAACCCGCCAAcgtcatgtcatgtcacgagcTAAACGAGCAAAATGAGGCAAATGACGACGAGGCTGACGACTACGACGACGAAAGTGGGGAACCAGACTATGTGGTAGAAGAATTTCGGCAGTTCGAGAATCAACATAAGCCGAATCTGGAGGAAACAGAGACG AAGGTGAGCCTGGTGCATTTGCTTGCCGAGTACAGCGATGTGTTTGTTTGGGAGGTCAGTGACATGCAGGGGCTGAGTACcgatgtcgtatctcataagctgCCTATCAACCCAGGGTTCGAGCCGGTGAAGCAAAAGACTCGGAAATTCAAGCCTGAATTGAGTCTGAAGATTAAGGAGGAAATCACCAAGCAGATAGAGTCTCGGTTGGTAGAAGTAACGCAATATCCCACCTGGTTGGCGAATGTCGTTCCGGTcgccaagaaagatggaaaaatcaggatttgtgttgattacagagatctcaacaag tcatttgtggactgctacgcgggttatcaccagattctgatggatgaagaagacgcgGAGAAAACGGCCTTCATCACACCTTGGGGGGTATATCACTACAGGGTGATGCCATTTGGGCTCAAAAACGCCGGTGCCACTTACATGAGAGCCATGACGACTATCTTCCACGACATGattcacaaggaaattgaagtgtacgtggacgatgtcataattaaatcccgcgagagttcgtatcatttgacacacctgcgaaaattctttgaacgtttgCGTAGGTACAACTTGAAGCTAAATCCCGCCAAGTGTGCTTTTGGAGTCCCAGCTGGgaagttgttgggatttatagtcagcagaagaggtattgagctcgaTCCTTCCAAGATCAAAGcgattcaagagttacctccacCGAAAACGAGGAgagaggtgatgagtttcttagggaggttgaACTATATCAGCCGATTTATAGCACAATCGACGGTGGTATGTGAGCCTATCTTCAggttgctgaagaaagatgccccaactaagtggactgaggagtgtcagaccgctttcgacgctatcaagagctacttgtctaACCCTCCAGTATTGGTTCCTCCacgagaagggagtcctttgttgctGTATTTATCTGTCTCAGATAACGCCTTTGGATGTGTACTGGGTCAACTCGACGAGACAGGGAAGAAAGAAAGGGCAATCTACTACATAAGCAAAAAGTTTACTCCGTACGAGTCTCGCTACACTTTGCTGGAGAGAACATGCTGTGCTCTGACGTGGCTTGCCCAGAAGCTGAGGCACTATTTGTCGTCGTACACTACATATCTTATCTCTAGAATGGAtccattgaagtatattttccagaaagcgatgccgaccgggaagttagctaaatggcaaatgctgttgagtgagtttgacatcgtgtacgtgactcagaaggcaataaaAGCACAAGCTTTGGCCGATCATCTTGCGGAAAATCccgttgatgaagagtatgaacctctcaagacatattttcacgatgaagaagtgtcattcgTGGGTGAAGATATCTCTGAAGCTTATCAAGGTTGGAGGCTATTCTTCGATGGAGCGGTGAATCACCAGGGTAAAGGTGTTGGAGCAGTCTTGGTAtcagaatctggtcagcactatcctatgGCGGCTAAGCTACGATTCaactgcacaaacaacatggctgagTATGAAGCTTGCATTCTCGGTTTGAAAATGGCCGTTGACATGAATGTTTGCGAGCtactggttattggagattcagacctCCTGATTCATCAGGTCCAAGGAGAATGGGCTGCGAAGAACCCGAAAATTGTACCTTACGTACAGTACGTCCAAAATCTGTGCAAAAGGTTCCGCAAGATTGAGTTCAaacatactcccagaatacagaatgaaCTAGCTGATGCTCTCGCAACCATCGCTTCAATGATCAAACATCCAGATACTGATTACATCGACCCGTTGGATATAGACTTGAGGGAACATCCGgtccattgttcacatgttgaatcagaaccagatggtttgccttggtatttcgACATAAAGAGGTACCTGGAGTCTGGGACATATCCAGAAGACGCCACATCTAATCAAAAGAAGTCGATACGTCGTATGGCTCTTAGTTTCTTTCTGAATGGAGAAGTCTTgtataggaggactccagatttgggtcttttAAGATGTGTAGATGCTGCTGAAGCCGTgaggcttattgaacagatacatgctggagtttgcGGTACACACATGAATGGGCTTACTTTAGCAAGAAAGGTTCTTCGAGCTggttatttctggatgactatggagaatgactgttgcaaattcgtgcaaaaatgccacaaatgtcaagtgcacggagATTTGATAAgggtgccacctcacgaactcaatgctatgagttcaccttggccatttgtagcttggggaatggatgtcatcg aagcagtcgtacctgttgaagtcgagataccgtcaCTGAGGATCATCCATGAAGCTGAGCTAAGTAATGCTGAGTGGGTTAGCAAACGGATTGATCAACtagctttgattgatgagaagaggaTGGTTGCTGTTTGCCATGGCCAGTTGTATAGACAAAGAATGACTCgcgcttttcacaaaagagtaagagccagaaattttgaagttg tactatctggaggtgctttagtCTTGTCAGAGATGGATGGCGCTGTATGGCCCAagcctatcaactcagatgctgtcaagagatattACGCGTGA
- the LOC138340562 gene encoding probable carboxylesterase 120, with amino-acid sequence MSSQKFVRPIFDNPFLNIEELPNDTIKRQPEPLTQANFDPNGTSLVISKDVDLDSNKKTWMRIYVPRRIIANHDDDKLPVIFYYHGGGFVFFHVNSYGSDLFCQQLSEKLDAMIIALEYRLAPENRLPAAYDDAIDGLNWIKSTQDEWIQNYADLSNVYLFGSSSGGNLAYHAGLRVASFSDKELEPVKIKGLILHQPYFSGKNRTESEEKLKDDPTLPFQAIDKMFDLSLPKGTLDHDHEYSNPLLNGGSKHLDDMITRGWGILVTGVSEDPLIDASRNFADFIEKKGVKTFKLFGDGYHVIELFEPSKAAVLFDAIRDLISATKN; translated from the exons ATGTCTAGCCAAAAATTTGTTCGTCCAATTTTTGACAATCCATTTTTGAACATTGAAGAATTACCAAATGATACAATTAAACGTCAACCTGAACCCCTCACACAAGCCAATTTTGATCCCAATGGTACTTCTTTAGTCATATCTAAGGATGTAGACCTAGACAGCAATAAAAAAACATGGATGAGAATCTACGTACCACGACGAATAATTGCAAATCATGACGATGATAAATTGCCAGTTATTTTCTACTATCATGGCGGAGGCTTTGTCTTCTTTCATGTTAATAGTTATGGTTCGGATCTATTTTGTCAACAACTATCTGAGAAACTTGACGCGATGATTATTGCCCTTGAATATCGTTTGGCCCCTGAAAATCGACTTCCTGCAGCTTACGATGATGCCATAGATGGGTTAAATTGGATTAAATCAACTCAAGATGAATGGATTCAAAATTATGCTGATTTGAGTAATGTTTATCTTTTTGGATCAAGTTCTGGTGGAAACTTGGCTTACCATGCAG GGTTACGCGTAGCATCTTTTTCAGACAAAGAACTAGAACCAGTGAAGATCAAAGGGCTTATCTTGCATCAACCATATTTCAGTGGAAAAAATAGGACAGAATCTGAAGAGAAGCTAAAAGATGATCCAACTTTGCCATTTCAAGCAATTGATAAGATGTTTGACTTGTCCTTACCAAAAGGAACACTAGATCATGATCATGAATATTCCAACCCATTACTTAACGGAGGGTCAAAGCATTTAGATGATATGATCACACGAGGCTGGGGGATCCTTGTCACCGGTGTCTCTGAAGATCCTTTAATCGATGCCTCGCGCAACTTTGCTGATTTTATTGAAAAGAAAGGTGTAAAAACTTTCAAGCTCTTTGGAGATGGTTACCATGTTATTGAGTTGTTTGAGCCATCTAAGGCTGCAGTCTTATTTGATGCCATTAGGGATCTCATATCTGctactaaaaattaa